The genomic interval CGGTCGCATTCAACAATGACTCAAATCGCCCGGCGAGACCCGAGACAGCCGCGGAGGTGATCTCCAAAGAGAGTACCGGCCGATTCGACGGTTCAGGGTGGCTACAGACGAACGACGACTCCGCTGCGTTGGATACCTTCGGCGATGACTTCACGATCACCGCCCGTGTTCGTACCAAGAGCGATGGCGTCATCTTTGCTCGCACCTCCGACGCTCCAAACTGGGTGCCAGATGGCACCGTTCTGTTCATACGCGGTGGACGACTGTGCTACGACGTTGGATGGGTCGGAGTCGTACAATCCGACAAACGCATCGCGGACAATCGATGGCATGACATCGCGATGGTTTGGAACAAAGACGCACAACGCGTTCGGTTCTTTGTCGACAACAAACCGGCTGGTGAAGGCAAACTCTCACCACGCAAAAGCATCGAGCGGCCGATCGTTCGAATCGGATACGGTGCGGCAAACTTTCCCAAGGAAACCGGGTTCAACGGTCAATTGGCGGACGTGCGTTTTTACCGCAAAGCATTTTCTGCTGGCGAGATCCAACAACCCGCGACAAACGATTCGGCTTTGATTGCCCGCTGGATCTCCGACGACGACACGGGCCCCAAACTTGAACTGCAACGGGATGCAACTGCCATAGAACCGAATTCCAATCGCTTGGTCGCGGGCATGGCCGGTGACACCGATGGCTGTGAGTTTTCTTCACAAGACGGTCGCCTGTGTCTTTCGATCCCCGGCTTGCAACACGTTCGTCGTCTGGCGATTTGGACGGCTCGGCAAGCCGACGGCGATGTGTCATCCGATCTGGCAAGCGCAAACCAACTTTCACAACGCAACCAGCTGGCCGCTGAACTCCTGGACAACGAAGACTGGTGTCAAGAGATCACCGATCAAGACAAACCGTTGTGGCCGAACGAATTGACGACAAATATTACCGTGAGCCCGGCGGATGCGTCGACGGATTCCAGCGGATTTGCCGTGGATGTGCTGACGGCGCCCGAAAGCAATCCCTGGCTGGCACGACTTCGTTTCTCGGGCCTGGACTTCTTTCCCGGCGGCGACGCGATGGCGATCAGCACATGGGATGGCGACGTCTATCACGTCACTGGACTGCGCGGAGGGGATCAAGCAAAAGAGGATCCGAAATCGCCCGCGATCCTGCGTTGGCGTCGAATCGCGTCCGGTTTGTTTCAACCACTGGGAGTCAAGATCGTGGACGAAACGATCTATGTCACCTGTCGCGATCAATTGGTGATTTTGCGAGACCGCAATCAAGATGGCAGCATCGATTTCTATGAGTGTTTTAATAACGACCATCAAGTCACCGAACACTTTCACGAATTTGCGATGGGGCTGCAACGCGACGACCAGGGCAATTTCTATTACGCCAAATCGGCTCGGCACGCATTGACCGCGTTGGTCCCCCATCACGGCACGCTGCTAAAGGTTACGCCGGACGGTAGTCGCACGGACATCCTTGCCACGGGCTTTCGCGCGGCCAACGGTGTCTGTTTGAACCACGACGGCAGCTTCATCGTCACTGATCAAGAAGGCCACTGGAATCCCAAGAATCGAATCAACTGGGTTCATGAAGGCGGCTTCTACGGCAACATGTACGGCTATCACGATGTCACCGACGAGTCGAACGATGCGATGGAGCAACCGCTCTGTTGGATCACCAACGCATTCGACCGTTCGCCGGCAGAACTGCTGTGGGTGGACAGTCCCAAGTGGGGCAATTTGAACGGCGTCCTGCTCAATCTTTCTTACGGCTACGGCAAGGTCTACACCGTGCCACATCAACACCTCGCCGACGGACGTGTTCAAGGCGGAATGTGCGTGTTGCCGATTCCCCAGTTTCCGACGGGAACGATGCGTGGCCGATTCAATCCTGCGGATGGGCAACTGTATGTCTGTGGACTGTTTGCCTGGGGCAGTAGTCAGCAAGCCAAGGAGGGCGGCCTGTACCGAATTCGATACACCGGCCAAGATGCGACGATGCCCGTCGATACCCAAGCCTCGGGAGACAAACTTTCTGTCATCTTCAGTGATCCGATCAAACTCGAATCGGCAACCGATTTGACGCGATACCAATTGAAAACATGGTCGCTGCGTCGAACCAAAAACTACGGCTCAGATCACCATGATGAAACCCAGCAGACGATCACCGATGTGGAAGTTTCCCCGGATGGACGCAGGGTCACGTTAACGGTACCCGATCTGAAACCGACGTGGTGCTATGAACTGAAGTGCGATATCGACCCCGCATCCGGCGGCCCGCCAACACAACGTGTGATCCACGGAACGCTCCACGAACTCTAGTGGGGGTTATTCATTCGCCGCAGATTTCTGTCACCTCTCCTGGCGCAGGTGACTGCTGATTTAGTGAGCCGCAAGGCGCCTAGAGCATCGTCCAGTCTTAGAACGTGGGTTCGGTAGATGAGCCGTTTTGGCGTTAGCCACGGTTTTCGTGACACAACCGTGGCTAACGCCAAAACGGCTAACCCCAAAATCAAGACCGGATGATGCACTAGCCCGGGACTGCTCAAAACTTGGTGTTGTTTCTTTTTGGGTTTGCGCAAGTTTTTGTCCCTACGGCCGGCGAAGCTGGCGACCCCCAGTGAGCCTCAGGCGCTAGCCGTGGGCCTGAGGCGGATTGCGGTGCCGGCCCACGGCTAGTGCCTGAGGCTCACTTTGGTTGCGATGCATGGAACAAAACATGGACTGTAAGAACAATGTCAACACCAAACTTTGAGCAGTCCAGTCGTTACCTACCTACCTACTGATCAGCCCAGCGATACCCACGATTCTCACTTCGCGTCGCATCTCTTGCCCCCAGATGCTTGACACCCCCCAACAAAGCCCCTTAGACTTACTCCCTGAATGAATCACATGTCTTTGAGATGGGGGGAAGTCTATGAAACGCAGGGATCTACTCAAGGGTGTCATCGCATCGACTGCTGCAGCGGGTCTGGCGTCGGCCCAGGAGATCGAGCTGAATGGGCCGGTCGGCGGGCCGTTTTCGTTGCCCACGACGACTTTTCAAAAAGGTCAGCAGCATCATCTCCCCGCGAAAGCGTTCACCGAGCCCCTCCAAATCCCACCGGTTGCGCTCCCGACGCGTGTGGGTCGATTCGAGGACTTGCATGGCAAACCTGTTTTCGGAAATCAGGATCCGCTGCCTTTGGGCGACAGCTTTCACGGCATTGCCAAAGAATGGGCAGAAACGCCGATGCATTGGCAGGCGTATGGATGCGTGCGCAGCACGGACCCGATGGCCAACTGGCAAGACAAGCGTGAGCATTTCGGCAAGATCGAGCACTACCTGGGTGAGCCACCGGTGGAAAACTGGAGTGGATTCAAGCCAAAGTGTTACAAGATCCCGATCGTGGAAACCTATGCAAAGCTTCATCCTGATGCAGAGCACCCAGCTCGGCTGTACAGCTATGCCGGGATGGTTCCGGGACCAACGATCAAGATGCGTCTCGGCGAACCGGTGGTGGTCCGCTTTGAGAATCATCTCGAAGCAGAAACGTCCGTTCATTTGCACGGCGGGCACAGCCCCTCGCACAGTGACGGCTTCCCGGTCTTTTATGTATTGCAAGGAAAGTCACGCGACTACTTTTACCCGAACATCTTGCCGCTCTTTCAAGACGCCGACGGGGAATACGTTCCGGATGTTGGTGAGTCACAATCCACCATGTGGTACCACGACCATGCGATGGATGCGACAGCCTACAACGTCTCCAAAGGCCTCGCCGGATTTGCGTTGTGCTACAGCGAACCGGAATTAAAGCTGATCCATGATCGAGTCTTGCCTGGATACGGCCCGCACTCTTGCATCGATCCCTCCGGCATGCGGTACACGGCGAGCGAAGACGTTTCGGAATCTGATCTGACGGCTCTCGAAGATCCTGAGAAACCGGGTTTTTATCATCCGTCCAAGGAACCCTATCGAAACCCCTTCGATATTCCACTGGTCCTGCAAGACAAGGTGATTGATCAACGGACGGGTCAAATCGCTTACGACCTGACATCCCACGACGGATACCTCGGGGACACCTTTCTGGTCAATGGCGTTGCCTGGCCCAAACTGAAGGTGCGGAATCGCAAATACCGATTCCGAATCCTGGACGGTTCCAATGCTCGCGTCTTTCGATTGCGATTGATGACGGCAGACGACTTTGAGCAAGCCAACAAGAACGGAATCGGCGCGGTGGGGCGAAATTTGACCAACGATGCACAGCCGACGGCGAATGACTCTGTTCCCACCGACGCTGGCTCGGATGACGCTGGCTCGGATGACGCTGACTCGGGTGACTTTGGCATTGACTACGACCGGTGTTCGTTGCCCTACCTGCGAATCGGGAAAGACAGTTGGCTGTGGAGCAAAGCGGTCCAGAAAAAGTCGATTGTCCTTGCGATGGCAAACCGGGCGGACATCGTGATCGACTTTGACGCGATCGCTGGCGGCTTGCAGCCGGGAGAATCCAAAGAGTTCATCTTGGTCAACACGATGCCCCAGTTTGATGGTCGCGGCCCCAAACCCAAATTGGAGGACGGCGGAGACCCACGAGTCTTGCCGGTCCCCTTTGATGTTCAAGGCGATGGTCAGCAAATCCCTAAAACTCCCTTGGTCGAACTCAATCGTCCGATCGGACTGATGAAGTTCGTCGTTTGCCACGCGCCGCCCGGCACGGCCCCCGATGACCCGGCGGGTGATTGCGATGCGTCGATTGAGCATGGCACTCCTCTGGTCCAACATCGTGAGATCCCGGACTCCGAAGTTTCCGCCGTCCGCGAATTCATTTTCGAAAGGGGAAAAGGTGCTTGGAAGATCAACGGTCGATTTTATGACCCATTCATTGCCAATGCGTCGCCACGCATCGATTCAACAGAAGAGTGGATCCTACGCAACGGTGGCGGAGGATGGTGGCATCCGATTCATATCCACCTGGAAAGCCATCAATTGATCTCATACGAAAAGGATTTCGAAGCGGATGAGGTGGTCGACCGCGCCGATCCGCCTGGCCCCAACCTTGTCTTGGGTGGAACAGGCGAGATCCCCGACATCATCGGGCAGATGGATCCGGTGGAAGCACACGGACTGCACGACACTCAAGTCTTAGGCCCCAACACCGTTGCCAGGATTCGAATCCGCACGCGAACTTGGAACGGCCCGTTTGTGTTCCACTGTCACAACCTGGAACACGAAGACATGCGAATGATGTTCAACTTTGAAACGGTGGCGGCTCCCGATCATGATCCAAACATCGCTCCCGATGCGAGGACGCATGGCAACGACTTGACCTTTCAAGGTTCGCGAGAACAACAACATCAATACGTCGGTGAACTGGAGTGGGAATACTCGCCGATCCCCAAGACGCCCGTCGAGGATGCAGGGCAGGATCAGATTCCGCCTCGGGACCCGACCGAGTGATCCGAGAGATCACCAAGATGGACGACAGCCGTTTGGCGGGCTGACAGACGACGAAACCAAATCAACACATCAAATTAGACAACGTGAGGGCATCGGAGATGGGCTTTGGACTGAAATATCTGCTCGACGGCTTGCTGTATCCCGACGATTCGTTGATTGATTCGGGAAGTCGGACAGCCGTCCCCCCGCATGCAAAGATTTCCGATTCGATTCCCAACATCCCCATGACCAATCAATTTGGTCAACGCATCCGTTTTCGAGACGAATTTGTTCGTGCCAGAAAGGCACTGATCATCAACACTGTCTACACCACTTGCAAAGGCTCTTGCCCTGGCACGAGTGCGACGATTGAGCAACTGAGAGAGAAACTGAGTCCTGCGTTTGGAAACTCATTGACCTTTCTGTCGTTCACCGTTGAACCCCATGTGGATACTCCTGAGGTGCTGAGATCGTATGCCGAGATCTACGGAGCAGGAGAGCCCAACCCAGAACTCAGCGACTGGTATTTCTTGCGTGCCAATAAACCGAACACCGATTCATTGAGACGATCCCTTGGCCTATTCGACTTGAACCCGCAAGTTGACCAGGATGTTTCAGAACATGCATCACTGCTTGTCGTTGGCAACCTGGACACCGATCGCTGGTGTTCTCTCCCCGCGGAATTGCGAACGTCCACGCTCATCGAGTCCATTCGGCGCATTGCCGGATTCAGCTTTGAACAACGCTATGGAATCACTCGTTGACCCCTATTCAAGTGTCTTGAACTAGTCCTTCACTCCTGGTGAGAATCGATCATGGTGGCCCCAAAAAACATGATGTTCTTGGTTGTTGTTTTGGTAATCGCCTGCCGCTTGCTGGTGCCTGCACAAGTATCATTCGCCGCCGATTCGACAGACGAGATCGTCACTCCGATCCACCTGGTTGGTCACGAAGACCACGAACTATTGG from Stieleria varia carries:
- a CDS encoding DUF6797 domain-containing protein gives rise to the protein MKYPFFGIGPLAEPLDAEIVQWRTSRTLLSGALLAIVIFACLLAPTAFSQSLESRLNARSLEQLVQQSLTQGDAVRGAVVFHQANVGCAKCHSVDDRRDESLGPNLAKLITAQPHDDRHVVQSILDPSAMIRDGYQTMSVLRTNGTVVAGLLISQTDEAVVVRDVATGQPIRIGSHDIDDAVLSKTSVMPGGIINTFASEQSFFDLVRYVLEIRDGGTQRARELQPSPELIQFRLPDYESKVDHAGLIRSLDKDSFSRGKDIYDRLCVNCHGTVDQPGSLPTAMRFAQGNFRVGGDPFSMYHTLTHGFGLMVPQTWMVPRQKYDVVHYIREAYVKPHNPKQYEEITETYLESLPKGDTFGPEPIESKPWSDMDYGPWMFNTVEVGNDGTNIAYKGLSVRLDRGPGGVARGNQWVVFDHDTMRLAGAWTHDPKSPARFIDWRGIHFDGRHQAHPRVAGDIVLANPTGPGWANPENNSFADDARVIGRDGKRYGPLPQSWAKYHGAYQKGGRIAVAYRIGPTEILESFDTLNQQADSPAFVRLLQIQPGQKNLIVSIATDTTAGATVRVIDSNSVAFNNDSNRPARPETAAEVISKESTGRFDGSGWLQTNDDSAALDTFGDDFTITARVRTKSDGVIFARTSDAPNWVPDGTVLFIRGGRLCYDVGWVGVVQSDKRIADNRWHDIAMVWNKDAQRVRFFVDNKPAGEGKLSPRKSIERPIVRIGYGAANFPKETGFNGQLADVRFYRKAFSAGEIQQPATNDSALIARWISDDDTGPKLELQRDATAIEPNSNRLVAGMAGDTDGCEFSSQDGRLCLSIPGLQHVRRLAIWTARQADGDVSSDLASANQLSQRNQLAAELLDNEDWCQEITDQDKPLWPNELTTNITVSPADASTDSSGFAVDVLTAPESNPWLARLRFSGLDFFPGGDAMAISTWDGDVYHVTGLRGGDQAKEDPKSPAILRWRRIASGLFQPLGVKIVDETIYVTCRDQLVILRDRNQDGSIDFYECFNNDHQVTEHFHEFAMGLQRDDQGNFYYAKSARHALTALVPHHGTLLKVTPDGSRTDILATGFRAANGVCLNHDGSFIVTDQEGHWNPKNRINWVHEGGFYGNMYGYHDVTDESNDAMEQPLCWITNAFDRSPAELLWVDSPKWGNLNGVLLNLSYGYGKVYTVPHQHLADGRVQGGMCVLPIPQFPTGTMRGRFNPADGQLYVCGLFAWGSSQQAKEGGLYRIRYTGQDATMPVDTQASGDKLSVIFSDPIKLESATDLTRYQLKTWSLRRTKNYGSDHHDETQQTITDVEVSPDGRRVTLTVPDLKPTWCYELKCDIDPASGGPPTQRVIHGTLHEL
- a CDS encoding multicopper oxidase family protein; its protein translation is MKRRDLLKGVIASTAAAGLASAQEIELNGPVGGPFSLPTTTFQKGQQHHLPAKAFTEPLQIPPVALPTRVGRFEDLHGKPVFGNQDPLPLGDSFHGIAKEWAETPMHWQAYGCVRSTDPMANWQDKREHFGKIEHYLGEPPVENWSGFKPKCYKIPIVETYAKLHPDAEHPARLYSYAGMVPGPTIKMRLGEPVVVRFENHLEAETSVHLHGGHSPSHSDGFPVFYVLQGKSRDYFYPNILPLFQDADGEYVPDVGESQSTMWYHDHAMDATAYNVSKGLAGFALCYSEPELKLIHDRVLPGYGPHSCIDPSGMRYTASEDVSESDLTALEDPEKPGFYHPSKEPYRNPFDIPLVLQDKVIDQRTGQIAYDLTSHDGYLGDTFLVNGVAWPKLKVRNRKYRFRILDGSNARVFRLRLMTADDFEQANKNGIGAVGRNLTNDAQPTANDSVPTDAGSDDAGSDDADSGDFGIDYDRCSLPYLRIGKDSWLWSKAVQKKSIVLAMANRADIVIDFDAIAGGLQPGESKEFILVNTMPQFDGRGPKPKLEDGGDPRVLPVPFDVQGDGQQIPKTPLVELNRPIGLMKFVVCHAPPGTAPDDPAGDCDASIEHGTPLVQHREIPDSEVSAVREFIFERGKGAWKINGRFYDPFIANASPRIDSTEEWILRNGGGGWWHPIHIHLESHQLISYEKDFEADEVVDRADPPGPNLVLGGTGEIPDIIGQMDPVEAHGLHDTQVLGPNTVARIRIRTRTWNGPFVFHCHNLEHEDMRMMFNFETVAAPDHDPNIAPDARTHGNDLTFQGSREQQHQYVGELEWEYSPIPKTPVEDAGQDQIPPRDPTE
- a CDS encoding SCO family protein, producing the protein MTNQFGQRIRFRDEFVRARKALIINTVYTTCKGSCPGTSATIEQLREKLSPAFGNSLTFLSFTVEPHVDTPEVLRSYAEIYGAGEPNPELSDWYFLRANKPNTDSLRRSLGLFDLNPQVDQDVSEHASLLVVGNLDTDRWCSLPAELRTSTLIESIRRIAGFSFEQRYGITR